A window from Rhizosphaericola mali encodes these proteins:
- a CDS encoding Arc family DNA binding domain-containing protein produces the protein MAAKKFVLRIDDKMYAALEKWAADEFRSVNGQIEWIIQQQLKSTNRLLPKLRDEKEISSEITTHSED, from the coding sequence GTGGCAGCGAAAAAATTTGTACTTCGGATAGACGATAAAATGTACGCAGCATTGGAAAAATGGGCCGCTGACGAATTTAGAAGCGTCAACGGTCAGATTGAATGGATCATACAGCAACAACTCAAAAGCACCAATCGACTTTTACCTAAATTACGTGATGAAAAAGAAATTAGTTCAGAAATAACAACGCACTCAGAAGATTGA
- a CDS encoding SPFH domain-containing protein, which produces MEKLIKPVSGFAALSFGILLILIAIANFILNVPHNPLMIIISFVAFIIAIFLFKGILVVNPNHSKVCVFFGNYVGTVKANGLLFVNPFFRKFTISLRAENLESSRLKVNDSMGNPIEIGAVIVWQVKDTYKAAFEVSQYLQYVKIQSEAAIRHLATSFPYDNLEDENATITLRDGAEKVTEMLVQELNERLAFAGVHVLEARISHLAYAAEIAGAMLQRQQATAIVAARAKIVEGAVGMVETALELLSKKNIVELDDERKAAMVSNLMVVLCGEKSATPVMNTGSLYQ; this is translated from the coding sequence ATGGAAAAATTAATCAAACCTGTTTCTGGTTTTGCAGCTTTATCCTTTGGCATCTTACTAATACTAATTGCCATAGCTAACTTTATTTTAAATGTGCCTCACAATCCATTAATGATTATTATATCATTTGTGGCATTTATCATCGCCATATTCCTATTCAAAGGAATATTAGTTGTCAATCCCAACCACTCAAAAGTGTGCGTATTTTTTGGAAATTACGTAGGTACTGTTAAAGCAAATGGGCTTTTATTTGTGAATCCATTTTTCCGAAAATTTACAATTTCCTTACGTGCAGAAAATTTGGAAAGTTCGAGATTAAAAGTCAATGATAGCATGGGCAATCCTATTGAAATCGGTGCCGTAATTGTTTGGCAAGTAAAAGATACCTATAAAGCGGCATTTGAAGTCTCCCAATATTTGCAATATGTTAAAATACAAAGCGAAGCAGCCATTCGTCATCTTGCCACCAGCTTCCCATATGACAATTTGGAAGATGAAAATGCAACTATCACATTGCGAGATGGTGCAGAAAAAGTAACAGAAATGCTCGTACAAGAACTAAACGAAAGATTAGCATTTGCAGGTGTACACGTTTTGGAAGCGCGTATTAGTCATCTAGCATATGCAGCAGAAATCGCAGGTGCAATGCTGCAAAGACAACAAGCGACAGCAATTGTGGCAGCGAGAGCGAAAATCGTAGAAGGCGCCGTTGGCATGGTAGAGACCGCACTGGAACTTTTATCCAAAAAAAATATTGTAGAGCTGGATGATGAAAGAAAAGCTGCGATGGTAAGCAACTTAATGGTGGTTCTTTGTGGTGAAAAATCCGCTACTCCAGTGATGAACACAGGCTCTCTTTATCAATAA
- a CDS encoding arginase family protein, whose product MSSFSLESIADFLAPINIFEISSDEGFRETQQGKHILCNTESLPDITHADLIILGCGDSRGAFEAKIDDETPNSIRTEFYNLYKWHDDVQVADLGNVKSGFTLQDTYAALCAILKELIPLGKKIVILGGSHDLTAAQYDAYAASQKIIHISNIDARIDLDMDSALPVDNFLLPIFTQEPNFIKSYNHIGFQSYLVHPGMLETIDKLRFDCYRVGKIKDNIEAMEPVIRYSDMVSFDIAAIQNAHAPANHITPNGFNGEEACTLMQYAGFSNKVSTIGIYGLKKERDLHNLTSKQMAHMLWYIMDGIHQSKEEATIDEREHFMEYHVRFAEIESTFLQSKITGKWWMDVPEIGFIPCSKEDYLIAAKNDIPERWLRTIERN is encoded by the coding sequence ATGTCTTCATTTTCTTTAGAGAGTATCGCAGATTTTCTTGCGCCGATCAATATATTTGAAATTTCCAGCGACGAAGGTTTTCGCGAAACCCAACAAGGAAAACATATTCTTTGTAATACAGAGTCCTTACCAGATATTACTCATGCAGACTTGATTATATTGGGATGTGGCGATTCTAGAGGTGCATTCGAAGCTAAAATTGATGACGAAACCCCCAATAGCATTCGTACAGAATTTTATAATTTATACAAATGGCATGACGACGTACAAGTAGCCGATTTGGGAAATGTAAAATCAGGATTTACATTACAAGATACTTATGCAGCACTGTGTGCTATTTTGAAAGAATTAATTCCGTTGGGTAAAAAAATAGTGATTCTTGGTGGTAGCCATGATTTAACAGCTGCGCAATACGATGCTTATGCGGCTTCGCAAAAAATTATTCATATTTCTAATATCGACGCTCGAATTGATTTGGATATGGATAGCGCATTACCTGTAGATAATTTCCTATTGCCCATATTTACCCAAGAACCCAATTTTATCAAATCCTACAATCATATTGGATTCCAAAGCTATTTGGTACATCCAGGAATGTTGGAAACCATTGACAAATTAAGATTTGATTGTTATCGTGTCGGAAAAATTAAGGACAATATTGAAGCAATGGAGCCAGTGATTCGATATTCTGACATGGTAAGTTTTGACATTGCTGCGATTCAAAATGCGCATGCACCAGCAAATCATATTACCCCCAATGGATTTAATGGCGAAGAAGCTTGTACATTGATGCAATATGCAGGCTTTTCTAATAAAGTTTCCACCATTGGAATTTATGGCTTGAAAAAAGAACGTGATTTACATAACCTTACATCCAAACAAATGGCGCATATGCTTTGGTATATTATGGATGGTATACATCAAAGTAAAGAAGAAGCGACAATTGATGAAAGAGAACATTTCATGGAGTATCATGTAAGATTTGCCGAAATCGAATCTACATTTTTACAAAGTAAAATTACGGGGAAATGGTGGATGGACGTACCAGAAATTGGATTCATCCCTTGCAGTAAAGAGGATTATCTTATTGCCGCAAAAAATGACATTCCGGAGCGTTGGTTACGAACCATCGAAAGAAACTAA
- the gyrB gene encoding DNA topoisomerase (ATP-hydrolyzing) subunit B, with protein MSEEIKKTDDAASGGYGADSIQVLEGLEAVRKRPAMYIGDIGEKGLHHLVYEVVDNSIDEALAGYCKNIEVTICEDNSILVQDDGRGIPTGINTKENKSALEVVMTVLHAGGKFDKNTYKVSGGLHGVGVSCVNALSTKFHVTVKREGKIFEQEYSIGIPQYSVREIGTADTTGTTVHFWPDASIFTLTTVYKRSILENRLRELAYLNKQIRITLTDEREKNPETGESYTETFYSEGGIIEYIKLLDESSSRLPLIPNPVYVEGLDENSNVAVEVAMTYNDDFKEHIYSYVNNINTIEGGTHVTGFRQALTRVFKGYGDREKLFEKAKVQIEGDDFREGLSAIISVKVPEPQFEGQTKTKLGNNEVSGVVQTTVARALENFLEENPKEAKNIISKVILAAQARVAAKAARDKIQRKSGISGSGLPGKLADCSERDPEKCELYLVEGDSAGGTAKQGRDRNYQAILPLRGKILNVEKALEHKIYDNEEIRNMFAAMGVTIGTPEDPKALNTSKIRYHKLIIMTDADVDGSHIATLILTFIYRYMKTLLELGHVYLAQPPLYLVKKGKEMEYAYNEEQRKALIARIGKGKDESVNVQRYKGLGEMNAEQLWETTMDPARRTLKKVTLESAASADSVFSMLMGDEVAPRRQFIEENATYAKLDI; from the coding sequence ATGAGCGAAGAAATAAAAAAGACCGACGATGCTGCGTCTGGTGGTTATGGAGCCGATAGTATACAAGTATTAGAAGGTTTAGAAGCTGTAAGAAAACGTCCAGCGATGTACATCGGTGATATAGGCGAAAAAGGTTTACATCACCTAGTTTACGAGGTTGTCGATAACTCTATTGATGAGGCTTTAGCTGGATATTGTAAAAATATTGAAGTTACTATATGTGAAGATAACTCCATCTTGGTTCAGGATGATGGACGTGGTATTCCTACAGGTATTAATACTAAAGAAAATAAGAGTGCATTGGAGGTCGTCATGACTGTGTTGCACGCGGGTGGTAAATTTGATAAAAATACGTACAAGGTTTCCGGTGGTTTGCACGGTGTGGGTGTGAGTTGTGTGAACGCTTTGAGTACCAAATTTCACGTTACTGTAAAGAGAGAAGGTAAAATATTCGAACAAGAATATAGTATCGGTATTCCTCAATATTCTGTACGAGAAATTGGAACTGCGGACACGACAGGTACCACGGTTCATTTTTGGCCAGATGCGTCCATCTTCACCTTGACAACGGTTTACAAAAGATCTATTTTGGAAAATCGCTTACGTGAATTGGCTTATTTGAATAAGCAAATCAGAATCACTTTAACAGATGAAAGAGAGAAAAATCCTGAAACGGGTGAATCTTATACAGAAACATTCTATAGTGAAGGTGGTATTATTGAATATATCAAATTACTAGATGAAAGTTCAAGTCGTCTTCCTTTGATTCCGAATCCTGTATATGTGGAAGGTTTGGATGAGAATTCTAATGTCGCTGTGGAAGTAGCTATGACCTACAATGACGATTTTAAAGAACATATTTACTCTTATGTAAATAATATCAATACGATCGAAGGTGGTACGCACGTAACTGGTTTCCGTCAAGCCTTAACACGTGTATTCAAAGGTTATGGTGATCGTGAAAAATTATTTGAAAAAGCAAAAGTTCAGATAGAAGGGGATGATTTCCGTGAAGGTTTGAGTGCGATTATTTCGGTAAAAGTACCAGAACCACAGTTTGAAGGACAAACGAAAACTAAATTGGGTAACAATGAGGTAAGTGGTGTCGTACAGACAACTGTTGCGCGTGCTTTGGAAAATTTCTTAGAAGAAAATCCTAAAGAAGCTAAAAATATTATTAGTAAGGTAATTCTTGCTGCACAAGCGCGTGTTGCGGCAAAAGCTGCTCGTGATAAAATCCAACGTAAAAGTGGTATTAGTGGAAGCGGTTTGCCGGGTAAATTAGCCGATTGTAGTGAGCGTGATCCTGAAAAATGTGAATTATACTTAGTGGAAGGAGATTCTGCGGGTGGTACTGCTAAACAAGGTCGTGATAGAAACTATCAAGCAATTTTGCCTTTGAGAGGTAAGATTTTGAATGTGGAAAAAGCATTAGAACATAAGATCTACGATAATGAAGAAATTCGTAATATGTTCGCCGCGATGGGGGTAACCATCGGAACTCCAGAAGATCCAAAAGCTTTGAATACATCTAAAATTAGATATCACAAATTGATTATCATGACCGATGCCGACGTCGATGGTAGCCACATTGCGACATTAATTTTGACCTTTATTTATAGATATATGAAAACCTTGTTGGAATTAGGTCACGTATATCTTGCGCAACCACCACTTTACTTAGTTAAAAAAGGTAAAGAAATGGAATATGCCTACAATGAGGAGCAACGTAAAGCGCTTATTGCTCGTATTGGTAAAGGAAAAGATGAAAGTGTGAATGTGCAACGATATAAAGGTTTGGGTGAAATGAATGCAGAACAATTGTGGGAAACTACAATGGATCCAGCACGTCGTACTTTGAAAAAAGTAACTTTAGAAAGTGCTGCAAGTGCCGATTCTGTATTTAGTATGTTGATGGGAGATGAAGTTGCTCCACGTAGACAATTCATCGAAGAAAATGCGACATATGCAAAATTAGATATCTAA
- a CDS encoding GSCFA domain-containing protein, which translates to MQFQIPINIPKVQPTITYEDKLMLLGSCFTEHIGSFLENDKFNVFQNPFGIIFDPLTISNNVIRLIENRKVEKSELFERTEIWHHWDFHSAYSALEPNIALEKMNNSIENGYQFLKETKWLIITLGTAYNYTFLSENRSVANCHKVPGNQFRKNMMTIEEIIRAFDIMLYRLFHFNKDVQVIFTISPVRHIKDGIVENNRSKARLLEAAHHLVDKFDRIHYFPAYEILIDVLRDYRFYDADLVHPNYAGTAYVLDLFKNYSMSEETIKFSEIMHKIYLAKKHKPFNPESESHQKFLQKNYELCQELAEKYPYLNFEKELAFFKIN; encoded by the coding sequence ATGCAATTTCAAATTCCGATCAATATTCCGAAGGTACAACCAACTATAACTTATGAAGATAAACTGATGCTATTAGGCTCCTGTTTTACGGAACATATTGGTAGTTTTTTGGAAAATGATAAATTTAATGTTTTTCAAAACCCATTTGGAATAATATTCGATCCACTTACAATTTCCAATAATGTTATTCGATTAATCGAAAACCGAAAGGTAGAAAAATCGGAACTATTTGAGAGGACTGAAATTTGGCATCATTGGGATTTTCATAGTGCATATTCTGCATTAGAACCTAATATTGCTTTGGAAAAAATGAATAATTCTATTGAAAATGGGTATCAATTCTTAAAAGAAACAAAGTGGTTGATTATAACCTTAGGTACGGCTTATAACTATACTTTTTTATCCGAAAATAGATCCGTCGCCAATTGTCATAAAGTTCCTGGAAATCAGTTTCGCAAAAATATGATGACTATTGAAGAGATTATTCGTGCATTTGATATAATGCTCTATCGATTATTTCATTTTAATAAAGATGTGCAAGTAATTTTTACTATTAGTCCAGTTCGGCATATTAAAGATGGAATTGTTGAAAATAATCGAAGTAAAGCACGACTATTAGAAGCTGCCCATCATTTAGTAGACAAATTTGATCGCATTCATTATTTTCCTGCGTACGAAATTTTGATAGATGTATTGCGTGATTATAGATTTTACGATGCAGACCTTGTTCATCCGAATTATGCAGGAACAGCGTATGTTTTGGACTTATTTAAAAATTATAGTATGTCCGAAGAAACGATCAAATTTTCGGAAATAATGCATAAAATTTATTTAGCGAAAAAACATAAACCTTTTAATCCTGAAAGTGAAAGCCATCAAAAATTTTTACAAAAGAACTATGAACTTTGTCAAGAACTAGCGGAAAAATATCCTTACTTAAATTTCGAAAAAGAGCTAGCATTTTTCAAAATAAATTAA
- the eat gene encoding ethanolamine permease yields the protein MAQENTTLKKALTPLHLWGIGVGLVISGEYFGWNYGWSVAGTVGLLIATIIITVLYFTFIFSFTELTTSIPKAGGPFSYAMKAFGPIGAFIAGYATLIEFLFATPAIALALGNYVHFLHPQLPVMTVAVVSYFLFTGINLLGIKEAACFSLIMTILAILELLIFMGITLPHFESKNFMTDAMSFGWKGVFAALPFAIWLYVCLEGIAMVAEEVKGGKRTIARGYSSAMITLAVLAIGVMFAVGGTAPWHQLDHLDYPLPESIGIVLGRNNQWTKIFAGIGLFGLIASFHGIIIGYSRQIFALARDGYLPKIFGKVSSKRQVPYWALLLGGLIGLFSLKYLKTDQLVIMATVGAVVMYIVSMLGLFKLRKVAPEMERPYKAPFYPIFPAIALILSIIALVAMMVSYGKICVIFFIGLGILLLIFYLTGKYKNIHPMD from the coding sequence ATGGCGCAAGAAAATACTACTTTAAAAAAAGCATTAACACCGTTACACCTTTGGGGTATTGGTGTTGGTTTGGTTATATCCGGTGAATATTTTGGATGGAATTATGGCTGGTCTGTTGCGGGTACGGTTGGCTTATTGATTGCCACTATTATTATTACAGTACTTTATTTCACCTTCATATTTAGTTTTACAGAACTCACCACTTCCATTCCTAAAGCCGGAGGTCCTTTTTCTTATGCGATGAAAGCTTTTGGTCCTATTGGTGCATTTATAGCTGGTTATGCTACATTAATTGAATTTCTATTTGCAACACCGGCTATTGCCTTAGCATTGGGAAATTATGTTCATTTTCTACATCCGCAATTGCCAGTAATGACTGTTGCGGTTGTGAGTTATTTTTTATTTACTGGAATAAATTTATTGGGAATAAAAGAAGCTGCATGTTTTTCTTTAATCATGACCATATTGGCGATTTTAGAATTGTTGATATTTATGGGAATTACTTTGCCGCATTTTGAATCCAAAAACTTTATGACAGATGCAATGTCCTTTGGGTGGAAAGGCGTATTTGCCGCTTTGCCATTTGCGATTTGGTTATATGTCTGTTTGGAAGGAATTGCTATGGTAGCAGAGGAAGTAAAAGGCGGAAAAAGGACGATTGCACGTGGTTATAGTTCTGCTATGATTACTTTAGCTGTATTGGCGATTGGTGTCATGTTTGCCGTTGGAGGTACGGCACCTTGGCACCAGCTCGATCATTTGGATTATCCTTTACCTGAGTCTATCGGAATTGTATTAGGGCGAAATAATCAATGGACAAAAATCTTTGCAGGGATCGGTTTGTTTGGATTGATTGCCTCATTTCATGGAATTATTATAGGTTATTCACGTCAAATATTTGCATTAGCGAGAGACGGATATTTACCCAAAATATTTGGAAAAGTAAGTTCAAAAAGGCAAGTACCTTATTGGGCATTGTTGCTCGGTGGATTGATTGGATTGTTTTCTTTGAAATATTTAAAAACGGATCAATTAGTTATTATGGCAACTGTAGGAGCAGTGGTGATGTACATTGTAAGTATGTTAGGTTTGTTTAAGTTGAGAAAAGTTGCACCTGAAATGGAACGACCCTACAAAGCACCATTTTATCCCATTTTTCCAGCTATTGCGCTCATTTTATCTATAATTGCATTGGTTGCGATGATGGTTAGTTATGGGAAAATTTGTGTTATCTTTTTTATTGGATTAGGGATTTTATTGCTAATCTTTTACCTTACGGGAAAATATAAAAATATTCATCCAATGGATTAA
- a CDS encoding ethanolamine ammonia-lyase subunit EutB, with the protein MAFSQIIGTKKYVFHDLKTLLAKATPNRSGDELAGIAAETNEERVVAQMILADVPLKYFLEEWVIPYESDDITRLISDTHDLNAFAKISTLTVGELRDWLLSEKANTIVLQQISKGLTPEMVAAVSKLMRNQDLILVAKKCENVTQFRNTIGLSGHLSTRLQPNHPTDDKQGIAASIVDGLMYGNGDAVIGINPATDSPANVSQLLYMLDGLREKFQIPIQNCVLTHITTTIELIEKKVPVDLVFQSIAGSQKANESFGINLQILQEGYEAGLSLKRGTIGNNLMYFETGQGSALSANAHFGVDQQTLECRAYAVARHYKPLLVNSVVGFIGPEYLYDGKQISRAGLEDHFCGKLLGLPMGMDICYTNHANADQDDMDNLMTLLGVAGINFIMGIPGSDDIMLNYQTTSFHDALYLRKVLGLKAAPEFENWLLNHGWVDENYNLLSSKQFLSNSFFKALNV; encoded by the coding sequence ATGGCATTTTCGCAAATCATTGGTACCAAAAAGTATGTTTTTCATGATCTTAAAACTTTATTAGCTAAAGCCACCCCGAATCGTTCGGGTGATGAATTGGCAGGTATTGCAGCAGAGACGAATGAGGAACGTGTCGTTGCTCAAATGATTTTGGCGGATGTACCATTGAAATATTTTTTGGAAGAGTGGGTAATTCCTTATGAGTCTGATGATATCACTAGGCTAATTTCCGATACACATGATTTAAATGCATTTGCTAAAATTTCAACGCTTACCGTTGGGGAATTGCGTGATTGGTTATTGAGTGAAAAAGCGAATACTATAGTTTTACAACAAATATCCAAAGGTCTTACGCCTGAAATGGTTGCTGCTGTCTCTAAACTGATGCGTAATCAGGATTTAATCTTAGTCGCAAAGAAATGTGAGAATGTAACACAATTTAGAAATACGATTGGTCTTAGTGGGCATCTTTCTACTCGTCTACAACCTAATCACCCGACGGATGATAAACAAGGTATTGCCGCTTCTATTGTTGATGGACTCATGTACGGAAATGGAGATGCTGTGATTGGCATAAATCCTGCAACAGATAGTCCTGCAAATGTTTCCCAGCTATTGTATATGTTAGATGGATTACGGGAAAAGTTTCAAATTCCTATACAAAATTGTGTCTTAACACATATTACTACAACGATAGAATTAATAGAAAAAAAAGTTCCAGTAGATCTTGTTTTTCAGTCGATTGCTGGTTCGCAAAAAGCAAATGAAAGTTTCGGCATTAATTTGCAAATATTACAAGAAGGTTATGAGGCGGGTTTATCTTTAAAGAGAGGAACTATTGGAAATAATCTGATGTATTTTGAAACAGGACAAGGAAGTGCGCTCTCTGCAAATGCACATTTTGGTGTGGATCAACAAACATTAGAGTGCCGTGCTTATGCTGTTGCAAGACACTATAAACCATTATTGGTGAATTCTGTAGTTGGCTTTATTGGACCAGAGTATCTTTATGATGGTAAACAGATTAGTCGTGCAGGATTAGAAGATCATTTTTGTGGTAAATTATTAGGTCTACCGATGGGTATGGATATATGCTATACCAATCATGCCAATGCAGATCAAGATGATATGGATAATTTAATGACCTTACTTGGAGTTGCTGGCATTAATTTCATTATGGGAATTCCTGGTTCTGATGATATAATGTTAAACTATCAAACTACTTCATTTCATGATGCGCTTTATTTACGTAAAGTTTTGGGATTAAAAGCAGCTCCAGAGTTTGAGAATTGGCTATTAAATCATGGCTGGGTAGATGAAAACTATAATTTATTATCATCCAAACAATTTCTTTCTAATTCATTTTTTAAAGCTTTAAATGTATAG